The Halobacterium litoreum genome includes a region encoding these proteins:
- a CDS encoding DUF5800 family protein produces the protein MTTLSFEEDGVDVVYEGTEFRMEKALIEDATQKDYHDVTDHEVLQLVEPNPTLSGEPRRIGDIVS, from the coding sequence ATGACTACGCTCTCCTTCGAGGAAGACGGCGTGGACGTCGTCTACGAGGGAACCGAGTTCCGGATGGAGAAGGCGCTCATCGAGGACGCCACCCAGAAGGACTACCACGACGTCACCGACCACGAGGTCCTCCAGTTGGTCGAACCGAACCCGACGCTCTCCGGGGAACCCCGGCGCATCGGCGACATCGTCTCCTGA
- a CDS encoding polymer-forming cytoskeletal protein gives MGGVGRDVLGANPIEELVIPDGTTVREHDLVTDGDVLVGGQSTVELGVRGRSVVAGERVSFDGDIEAEGDCRLDMWCDVDGNVLVEQDAYLGERAHITGRLVVGGDLDIGDDVDIEEGFEASGWIVIRNPMPTITFFVMYLTHLLHLGEEDEAQELVDELATDGDAQPLTIPRSASVSDDAWRVSTPARIGSDCRLHGNIRATEIEVGANDNVFGSLRAQDDVSVGSGTKIHGDVTTRDGDVRVEADAVVLGDVSGDDVYVHPDADVDGVIRARGEMHLQSRADREQE, from the coding sequence ATGGGAGGAGTGGGACGGGATGTGCTGGGCGCGAACCCAATCGAGGAACTCGTGATACCGGACGGGACGACGGTCCGGGAACACGACCTGGTGACGGACGGCGACGTGCTCGTCGGCGGCCAGTCCACCGTGGAACTCGGGGTTCGCGGCCGGAGCGTCGTCGCCGGCGAACGCGTCTCCTTCGACGGCGACATCGAGGCCGAGGGCGACTGCCGCCTCGACATGTGGTGTGACGTCGACGGCAACGTCCTCGTCGAACAGGACGCCTACCTCGGGGAGCGCGCCCACATCACGGGCCGCCTCGTGGTCGGCGGCGACCTCGACATCGGCGACGACGTGGACATCGAGGAGGGCTTCGAGGCCTCCGGTTGGATTGTCATTCGGAACCCGATGCCCACCATCACGTTCTTCGTGATGTACCTCACCCACCTCCTGCATCTCGGCGAGGAGGACGAAGCCCAAGAGTTGGTGGACGAACTCGCGACCGACGGGGACGCCCAACCGCTGACGATTCCGCGCTCCGCGAGCGTCTCGGACGACGCGTGGCGCGTCTCCACGCCCGCCCGCATCGGGAGCGACTGCCGCCTCCACGGCAACATCCGCGCCACCGAAATCGAGGTCGGCGCGAACGACAACGTGTTCGGGAGTCTGCGCGCTCAGGACGACGTGAGCGTCGGGTCCGGCACGAAGATTCACGGCGACGTGACGACGCGGGACGGCGACGTTCGCGTCGAGGCCGACGCCGTCGTGCTCGGCGACGTCTCGGGCGACGACGTCTACGTCCACCCGGACGCCGACGTCGACGGCGTCATCCGGGCGCGCGGCGAGATGCACCTGCAATCGCGGGCGGACCGCGAACAGGAGTGA